A DNA window from Pungitius pungitius chromosome 1, fPunPun2.1, whole genome shotgun sequence contains the following coding sequences:
- the dcp1a gene encoding mRNA-decapping enzyme 1A — MCLQKSVRAGAATTVKMETVNAGQTMSLAALQRQDPYINKLLDVTGQVALYNFNSKVNEWEKTEIEGTLFVYARSASPHHGFTIMNRLSTENLVEPINKDLEFQLQDPFLLYRNGNLGIYSIWFYDKRDCQRIAQLMVNIVKQEAHHAQRDSPERAASGRTNGVAEPRPFDILELLSKAKDEYQRAQAGETDVSAEANGKAAINATVQAHSTPQPEKSSRTMVKQITVEELFGSSLPKDPPLPTLLAPNAPPASSDNDPSTAYLQNQSYPTPAHHNPVFPPHLSTKDPGASQRHQVPGLLPAPYVMHPSPVFQSVAPRSDPQPRCSVSPLMVLQAGSEARAGPAVVSAPPTLYLGQEMLNTLKAAVPSVNSDIHKPMLAPNFLPSALFPPHSFREPAGNPLLQHSSDMDVYSQSPNLMKAMSAVPMSPGLAFPMPPISVLLSPSAFQQSVSKTPAAASVVPAGPAEPSCASVGASEAPQAACSKTQLQDTLIHLIKNDPDFLGAIHDAYLQSLSKDLGNMKL; from the exons ATGTGTCTCCAGAAGTCCGTCCGTGCTGGGGCAGCGACTACAGTCAAGATGGAGACCGTTAATGCCGGCCAGACGATGAGCTTAGCGGCTCTGCAGAGACAAGACCCGTACATAAACAAGCTCCTCGATGTGACCGGCCAGGTGGCTCTCTACAACTTCAACTCCAAAGTGAACGAATGG GAGAAGACTGAGATCGAGGGGACCCTTTTTGTTTATGCCAG GTCCGCCTCGCCTCACCATGGCTTCACCATCATGAACCGTCTGAGCACGGAGAACCTGGTGGAGCCCATCAACAAAGACCTGGAGTTCCAGCTGCAGGATCCCTTCCTTCTCTACAGGAATGGAAACT TGGGTATTTACAGTATTTGGTTCTATGACAAGAGGGACTGTCAACGCATTGCCCAGCTGATGGTCAA TATTGTTAAACAAGAGGCACACCATGCCCAGAGAGATTCACCAGAGAGGGCAGCGTCAGGGAGGACCAATGGTGTCGCAGAACCACGACCCTTCGACATCCTGGAACTACTCAGCAAAGCCAAGGATGAATACCAGCGA GCCCAGGCAGGTGAAACAGATGTGTCTGCAGAGGCGAATGGAAAAGCAGCTATTAATGCCACAGTGCAGGCGCACAGCACTCCACAACCTGAAAAG AGCTCTCGTACAATGGTGAAGCAAATCACAGTCGAGGAGCTCTTTGGCTCGTCCTTGCCTAAGGACCCCCCCCTACCCACCCTGCTGGCACCAAATGCCCCCCCTGCTTCCAGTGACAATGACCCCTCCACTGCTTACCTCCAGAACCAGTCTTATCCCACTCCGGCCCACCACAACCCCGTCTTTCCTCCCCATCTCTCAACCAAAGACCCCGGGGCGAGTCAGCGGCACCAAGTCCCCGGCCTGCTCCCAGCGCCGTACGTCATGCACCCCAGCCCCGTTTTCCAGTCAGTGGCTCCTCGGTCCGACCCCCAGCCTCGCTGTTCAGTCTCCCCTCTCATGGTTCTTCAAGCCGGCTCGGAGGCCCGTGCTGGTCCCGCCGTTGTTTCAGCACCTCCCACGCTGTATTTAGGACAGGAGATGCTCAACACTCTCAAAGCGGCGGTGCCATCTGTGAATTCGGACATCCACAAGCCCATGTTGGCACCCAACTTCCTGCCGAGTGCGCTGTTCCCCCCCCACAGCTTCAGAGAACCTGCAGGGAATCCTCTTCTCCAGCACAGCAGTGACATGGATGTTTATTCTCAGTCTCCAAACCTGATGAAAGCAATGTCT GCTGTCCCCATGAGTCCGGGTCTTGCTTTTCCAATGCCGCCGATTTCTGTGCTTCTCTCCCCCAGCGCCTTCCAGCAGTCCGTCAGTaagacaccagcagcagcatcagtggTCCCAGCTGGCCCAGCTGAGCCCTCCTGCGCCTCTGTAGGAGCTTCAGAGGCTCCACAGGCAGCCTGCAGCAAAACGCAGCTACAGGATACTCTCATACACCTCATTAAG AACGACCCGGATTTCCTCGGCGCCATCCACGATGCTTATCTGCAGAGTTTGTCCAAGGACCTCGGCAACATGAAACTATAG